The stretch of DNA TTTTGATGAAAGAATTAAAAAAATTAAGCATGAGAGGGAAAGGGATCATAACCGCATTGCATGACCCAAATTTAGCTCTGAGATTTTGCGATAGAATAATAATGATAAAAAACGGTGAAATAATCTCCAGTGGCGAAAAAGAAAAAGTAATGAATGCAAAAAATTTGCAAATGTTATACGATGCAGATATTTCAATCAACAACACGAATAATAGAAGCACAATATACCTTAATTGAACGGTTATTTTAGCTCTTTTAAAAGTATCGAACCCTTCTTCAACTTATCACTTGTTTAAATATGAATTGTCAAACCTTCAATCCCTTCTTCTGCACCAAGAATTGTTTCTGTTAATGTAGGATGAGGATGTATAGAATCTGCTAGCTGATCAACACTCATTCCATATCTAACAGCTAAAACACCTCATAATCACCCCTCATAATACTTTTCACTGTCCTTCTATCATTCCCATACATCCTTGCTAATTCAGAAAAATTTGACTTCATTCCCATCACCTTTATTATTTCTAACTGCTTTTTTAATTCTTTCATCTTTGGTATCCTTCTCCTCCTTTTCTTTCTATTTCTACTCACTTTAGAAATTCCAAAATCCTTATTATATATATGTTTTAGAATTAATTTTTTTACAAAATACCTCCTCAATTCTAATCCTTATTAATTCCTAATTTTTTTAACTTTTTCGCTATGTGTAGCGAAAGAGAGGGGAGAGGGCTCCGCCCTGGGCCCATTTTAAATTCAAAACCTTATTTTCTGAAGATTATCATTTCTAAAGTCCTTATTTCTATTTCCTCTCCTAAAGAAGGATACCATTTTTATGTTCATTTCTGTACATTTTTATTTGCAACTTTTTATACCTTTTTATTTTATCATTTACAGCTAACACAGGAGAACCAAATATTTCCTGCCAATCAGAAAAAGGTGTATTTGTTATTATTATCGTACTATGTTTTTCGTATCTTTCTGAAATCAATTGAAAAAATAGGTTAGAACTGTCATTATCTATTGGCAAATATCCTATCTCATCTATTACAAGTACTTTGTACTTTGCAAAATGTTTTAGTCTTTTTTGTAGTCTATTTTCTAATATCTCCTGTTTGTTTATTCCTGGCTGAAAAGCAAAGTCAAAATCTTCTACACCTTTCAAAAAAGGAAAGTTTGCTATTCTTACACATGAATACATCGCTCTTTTTTCTTTCGCTTTTATTTCTAAACTACTTAATTCATATAGCGCATCTACAAAACTCTTTTCTCCTTCTTTTACTAAATTCAAATATTTATCTAAATTGTTCTTGATTTCATTAAGATTCAATTCTTCTAAATTGTTTTGAAGTTTTATGTAATTACTCATATTCCCTCCTATTACAAAACATAATCACTCCAAATAGAGATTGGAGAAAAATGAAGGAAATGATAAAATAAAAGTAAGGGATGAGAACATGAAAAATAAAAAGGTTTATTCCAGTGAATTTAATAAGATGTTCGGGAACAATTCAGATACTTATTTTAATTCAAAAACTATTTTTGTGAAAAGTAAGATTTCTTTATTTATTCTCCAATAACAGGGGGACAGGCCGAGTTACATCTGTGAAGAAGAAGGAAAAATAATAGGCACAATTTTATGCGGCGAAGACAGTAGAAGAGGCTATCTCTACCATCTCGCTGTTGATAAAGATTACAGAAGAAAAGGAATAGGAACGAAACTGGTAAACTTGGTTTTTGATAATCTAAAGAAAAAAGACATAATAAAATGCCACCTTTTTGTTTATTATGAAAACGAATTGGGTAAAACATTTTGCGAAAAAACTGGTTGGTACAAGCGCGATGAATTACTAATCTATTCTAAGGATATAAAATAAATATAAAGGTAACTTTGGTTTTTATATGTCCATTTCTATTGTCTATAAGAAGAGAGATATTTTTCTCTTAAAATGGAAGAATCTTCTGATGATATTTCAGATATTTTTAAACCACTCTTTAATGCCTCTAAAAAAATTTGAGCAGTTTT from Petrotoga sp. 9PWA.NaAc.5.4 encodes:
- a CDS encoding ATP-binding protein; the protein is MSNYIKLQNNLEELNLNEIKNNLDKYLNLVKEGEKSFVDALYELSSLEIKAKEKRAMYSCVRIANFPFLKGVEDFDFAFQPGINKQEILENRLQKRLKHFAKYKVLVIDEIGYLPIDNDSSNLFFQLISERYEKHSTIIITNTPFSDWQEIFGSPVLAVNDKIKRYKKLQIKMYRNEHKNGILL